The Acinonyx jubatus isolate Ajub_Pintada_27869175 chromosome D1, VMU_Ajub_asm_v1.0, whole genome shotgun sequence genome includes a window with the following:
- the LOC106976585 gene encoding olfactory receptor 8B4, whose protein sequence is MTLRNSSSVTEFILVGLSEQPELQLPLFVLFLGIYVFTVVGNLGLITLIGLNSSLHTPMYFFLFNLSFIDLCYSCVFTPKMLNDFLSENVISYMGCTTQLFFFCFFVNSECYVLVSMAYDRYVAICKPLLYTVTMSPQVCSLLMFGSYVIGFAGAMAHTGSIWRLTFCDSNIIHHYLCEVLPLLQLSCTSTHVNELVFFIVVGVVITISSISVFISYALILSNILHIPSAEGRSKAISTCGSHIIAVALFFGSGAFTYLTSSFPASMDQSKFASVFYTNVVPMLNPLIYSLRNKDVKLALGKTLRTVLS, encoded by the coding sequence ATGACTCTGAGAAACAGCTCCTCAGTGACTGAGTTTATCCTAGTGGGATTATCAGAACAACCAGAGCTCCAGCTTCCCCTCTTCGTCCTGTTCTTAGGGATCTATGTGTTTACTGTGGTGGGCAACTTGGGCTTGATTACCTTAATTGGGCTAAATTCTAGCCTTCACACTCCCATGTACTTTTTTCTCTTCAACTTGTCTTTTATAGATCTCTGTTATTCCTgtgtatttacccccaaaatgcTGAATGATTTTCTGTCAGAAAATGTCATCTCTTACATGGGATGCACGactcaactttttttcttctgtttctttgtcaaTTCTGAGTGCTATGTGTTGGTATCAATGGCCTATGATCGCTATGTGGCTATCTGCAAGCCTCTGCTGTACACGGTCACCATGTCCCCTCAGGTCTGTTCTCTGCTCATGTTTGGTTCATATGTGATAGGGTTTGCTGGAGCCATGGCCCACACTGGGAGCATATGGAGACTGACTTTCTGTGATTCCAACATCATCCACCATTATCTGTGTGAAGTTCTTCCTCTCCTGCAGCTCTCCTGCACCAGCACCCATGTCAACGAGCTagtgttttttattgttgtgggAGTGGTCATCACAATATCCAGCATTAGCGTCTTCATTTCTTATGCCTTGATTCTCTCTAATATCCTCCATATTCCTTCTGCTGAGGGTAGATCCAAAGCCATCAGCACATGTGGCTCCCACATAATtgctgttgctttgttttttgggtcAGGGGCATTCACCTATTTAACAAGCTCTTTTCCTGCATCTATGGACCAGAGTAAATTTGCCTCAGTCTTTTACACCAATGTGGTTCCCATGCTTAATCCTTTGATCTACAGTTTGAGGAATAAGGATGTGAAACTTGCGCTGGGTAAAACCCTGAGAACAGTGCTCTCCTGA